One stretch of Thermoleophilia bacterium DNA includes these proteins:
- a CDS encoding FAD-dependent oxidoreductase gives MSDPADRRVLVAGGGVAALEAVLTLRELAQGRLEIVLLSPSPRFDYVPLSVAEPFDLGRAHRFELRELLRGRGVNMIIDSLERVDPVDHVVHTNGGLNISYDALLVAVGAHRRSALPGAITFSGSRASADTRNLLRDATAGAVERIAFVVPSEVTWPLPAYELALMTAAHLAERKVEATLALVTPEPRPVDVFGARSSAAVAEMMDLRGVSFHSAVPVYAEPDHLIVEQGEPIPADAVVALPRIVAPEIPGLPRDQLGFLPVDDHGRVRDLAGVYAAGDVTSFPLKQGGIATQQADATAEAIVADLGGDVRPDPFRPVLRGLLLAGRAPRHLRAEVLRGQGGPSMAPGGAIRRPPAKITGRRLGPLLALQGVSGGPPPETVALELDASWGSDEEEAGGWPGS, from the coding sequence TTGAGTGACCCGGCCGACCGACGGGTTCTCGTCGCCGGCGGCGGAGTCGCCGCACTGGAAGCGGTGCTGACCCTGAGGGAGCTGGCACAGGGCCGACTTGAGATAGTGCTGCTCAGCCCCAGCCCCCGCTTCGACTATGTGCCCTTGTCGGTTGCCGAGCCGTTCGACCTTGGACGAGCACACCGCTTCGAGCTACGCGAACTCCTCCGGGGTCGCGGCGTGAACATGATCATCGACTCGCTTGAAAGGGTCGACCCGGTCGACCACGTCGTTCACACGAACGGCGGGCTCAACATCTCCTATGACGCCCTGCTGGTGGCGGTCGGCGCCCACAGGCGCAGCGCCCTGCCGGGCGCGATCACCTTCTCGGGGTCGCGGGCGAGCGCGGACACCCGGAACCTTCTGCGTGACGCCACAGCAGGGGCCGTCGAGCGGATCGCCTTTGTGGTCCCAAGTGAAGTGACCTGGCCGCTGCCCGCTTACGAGCTGGCCCTGATGACCGCCGCTCATCTGGCCGAGCGCAAGGTTGAGGCCACGCTCGCGCTGGTGACCCCGGAGCCCAGGCCTGTCGATGTCTTCGGTGCTCGATCGAGCGCGGCAGTCGCGGAGATGATGGACCTGCGCGGCGTCAGCTTTCACAGCGCCGTACCGGTGTACGCCGAACCGGATCACCTGATCGTCGAGCAGGGCGAGCCGATCCCCGCCGACGCCGTCGTCGCCCTCCCCAGGATCGTCGCGCCGGAGATACCCGGCTTGCCCCGGGACCAGCTCGGATTCCTGCCGGTCGACGATCACGGCCGGGTTCGCGACCTGGCCGGCGTCTACGCGGCCGGTGACGTCACCAGCTTCCCTCTCAAGCAGGGAGGGATCGCGACCCAGCAGGCGGATGCCACCGCAGAAGCGATTGTTGCCGATCTCGGCGGGGACGTCCGGCCAGATCCCTTCCGGCCGGTACTGCGGGGGCTGCTTCTTGCCGGGCGCGCTCCGCGCCATCTGCGCGCCGAGGTACTACGGGGCCAAGGGGGTCCGTCAATGGCCCCGGGCGGGGCGATCCGGCGGCCACCGGCAAAGATCACCGGCCGCAGACTTGGTCCGCTCCTTGCGCTTCAGGGGGTGTCAGGAGGTCCGCCACCGGAGACGGTCGCGCTCGAGCTCGATGCGTCCTGGGGATCGGACGAGGAAGAAGCGGGTGGCTGGCCCGGCTCGTAG
- a CDS encoding TIGR04053 family radical SAM/SPASM domain-containing protein yields the protein MSRHAQRQPTTHGPGGPAGRVGTRTRLQRSPVPLSERRGDPRVSGTTEAAKEVRAERDPRLAAIDFDRAPFVIAWELTRACAYSCAHCRADAQPRRHPEELDTTEALALVDELAGFGNRPILVLTGGDPLMRRDVFEIAAHATGRGLRVALTPTATALATPARMIEARDAGIRRVAFSLDAPDANLHDRFRGFSGSFERTLGGIEAAAAEGLSLQINTTVCELNADVMERMVPVVAGLGAVQWSVFFLVPTGRGRRLKMLSAHDHEKMIRWLDHSAADFPFDLKITAAPQHRRVALERTGGGSFAAAGYHFDDGLRRPAKGVNDGRGFMFISHKGEVMPSGFLPVSAGRVSDSSAVDLYRNSPLFRVLRDPDALGGKCGRCEFREVCGGSRARAYAVSGDYLGPDPSCPYEPGQPPASSSSDPQDASSSSATVSGGGPPDTP from the coding sequence ATGAGTCGTCATGCTCAGCGTCAGCCGACTACACATGGACCGGGTGGACCCGCAGGACGCGTCGGTACAAGGACTCGGCTCCAGCGAAGCCCGGTTCCGCTTTCCGAGCGACGTGGAGATCCCCGCGTGAGCGGCACCACGGAGGCGGCGAAGGAGGTCCGCGCCGAACGTGATCCCCGCCTCGCCGCGATCGACTTCGACCGGGCGCCATTCGTCATCGCCTGGGAACTGACCCGGGCCTGTGCCTACTCATGCGCTCACTGCCGTGCCGATGCCCAGCCAAGGCGCCACCCCGAGGAACTGGACACCACCGAGGCACTGGCACTGGTCGACGAACTCGCCGGCTTTGGCAACCGTCCGATCCTCGTTCTCACCGGGGGCGACCCGCTCATGCGCCGGGATGTATTCGAGATCGCGGCCCACGCCACCGGGCGCGGACTGCGGGTGGCGCTGACGCCAACGGCGACGGCGCTGGCGACGCCGGCCCGCATGATCGAGGCCCGCGACGCCGGGATCCGGCGGGTCGCTTTCAGCCTCGATGCCCCGGACGCCAACCTGCACGACCGCTTCCGTGGCTTCTCCGGCTCCTTCGAGCGTACGCTCGGGGGCATCGAAGCGGCCGCTGCCGAGGGCCTTTCACTTCAGATCAACACCACCGTCTGCGAACTGAACGCCGATGTGATGGAACGGATGGTGCCGGTAGTCGCCGGGCTCGGTGCAGTCCAGTGGTCGGTATTCTTCCTCGTCCCGACCGGTCGCGGGAGGAGGCTGAAGATGCTTTCCGCCCACGACCACGAGAAGATGATCCGCTGGCTCGACCACTCCGCCGCGGACTTCCCCTTCGACCTCAAGATCACCGCCGCACCTCAACACCGCCGCGTCGCCCTGGAACGGACCGGGGGAGGTAGCTTCGCGGCCGCCGGCTATCACTTTGACGACGGGCTGCGGCGGCCGGCAAAGGGCGTCAACGACGGACGTGGTTTCATGTTCATCTCCCACAAGGGGGAGGTCATGCCTTCTGGCTTCCTTCCTGTCTCCGCCGGCCGGGTGTCTGACTCAAGTGCCGTCGACCTCTACCGCAATTCACCTCTGTTCCGTGTGCTGCGCGACCCCGATGCCCTGGGCGGCAAGTGTGGCCGCTGTGAGTTCAGAGAGGTCTGTGGCGGCAGCCGCGCGCGGGCTTACGCGGTGAGCGGCGATTATCTGGGGCCGGATCCAAGCTGTCCCTACGAGCCGGGCCAGCCACCCGCTTCTTCCTCGTCCGATCCCCAGGACGCATCGAGCTCGAGCGCGACCGTCTCCGGTGGCGGACCTCCTGACACCCCCTGA
- a CDS encoding ferrous iron transport protein A, translated as MAPEQIPLDEVPVGTLARVVKLDDSISAWRERLQAYGLVPGRRLEVVQHAPVTVVRVERTDLAFESRIAGGILVSTSVL; from the coding sequence GTGGCGCCCGAACAGATCCCGCTCGACGAGGTGCCGGTGGGTACTCTCGCTCGGGTCGTAAAACTCGACGACTCGATCTCCGCCTGGCGCGAGCGGCTCCAGGCCTATGGCCTGGTACCCGGGCGCCGACTGGAGGTGGTCCAGCATGCCCCGGTCACCGTCGTACGAGTCGAGCGCACCGACCTGGCGTTCGAATCGAGGATAGCGGGCGGCATACTGGTCTCAACGAGCGTCCTCTAG